In Chitinophaga sp. H8, the sequence AAATTGGTCCTCATTCACGTAGCGGGCTTTCACGTATGCTTTATTTAACAGGCAAATAAATTCTTCCTCTTTGATATCTTCCTCATTGAATACTTCAATCAACTTTTCCGTCAGAAATAGGCTGGATTTTAAGAAGGGACGTAGGTTGTGCTTATTTGGCGAAAATCCCATTATGGATATAAGTAGTGCCCGCAAACTATGTTCTGCTGCCTGATGCAAGGAGAAAGCGGATAAGGCATTCATCTTTTCACTTGCGTAGTTCTTTGCCCCAAGAAGAAATCCAGGAACAACGGAGCTAATATTTTCAAACAGACCTATTGCCTTATTTTTTATATCATCCAATGAGTACAATTTGGAATCCGGCAGGGCTATATTCCCAGCATCATATATAAGCCTTTCTTTCCAGCATACCCGGTTATAAAAAATATTCCCCTCTTTCCATAGGTTGAATACCTCGGTCGCTGTCCTTATCAGAATATTCACAGGCCAATCCTCCTGAAAATGTGCCCTTATATTTTGTTCCAGCTGCTCATGGTTAGTGGTATTGCCATGCGTAAGCACCAAAAGCGAAGCGGTATAGTCTATCCGGGAATGGTATTTAATTAGATATACTTTTTCTATACCCGGAATTTTATCACCAACCACCATGATTCCTTCAATAATAGGATTATGTTGATCAGGATACTCTTCTTCACACTGGACAGTGTTTTCCGCCGTTTTATTAAAAACAATTTTACCTGATTTATGTAATTCATTTATCAGATAACATGATTCTATCAGTCTTTCTATCATTTCATATGATGTGACCATATTTTCTCTTTCCCTAGTAGATAACCGTTTGGAATAGTTTCCTGTCACATTTGATTTCATCATTTCCCAAAGACTATCCCTGTGACCATATAAGTAATCATGATCAAAGAAGTCTTCTACTACTGCAAAAGGGTTCTCCACTTCAGTCATAGATAGTTTGTAAGGCTGGTTTAACCAGCCTGGTAGCTTTTCATGTCTGTTTAACATACAATTTGATTTTAATTGATAATATGGAAAAACTGTGGGGAGAACTAAGGTTGCTTAGGTAATAGTGGCTAACGTTACAATGAACGGTCGTTGTCAGAAAATATTTCTGCTCTAATATCAGTAATGGCTCTACGATTATGTACCTCATTGCGCAGAAGGCTTAAGCTGACGCTTAAATACTTGCAAAACGCGAGTAGCTTTTGTTTTTCTGATTCAGCAATATCCTTTCTGTCTTGCGAGAATGCGGCCAAATCATTAATCATATTTTTTATTGTTGCAGGTGGGAACAGAATGAAGAATGAATGAAACATGTTCCATGCCTTCTGTTGTCTTTCTTCTTCAGTTTTTTTCATAAATAATTCCAATAGCATAAATAATTGCTCGATTAAAGTCATAACCTTTTTTTGATTTTAATATATGGGCATACGTAGTACCATCAGCTTTCGCTGATAGTTGTCATGCTGTTATGTCAGGGGGAAGAATATAAGGGGAATACTGTCTATTACAGTCGTTCTTTCATTATGATCCTAAATTTAGCAAAATGATTTAAATAATCAAATCAATTATACATGTATACCTGTAAATGAGGTGTATCAGATATCTACACGCTTTTCGTTTGCCGGGCATTTCCTTCCTTTAAAAAGAATCAGAAAATAAATTATTTCTAAATCTATATATCCTGTTATATAACAGGTTAGGCACCCTACTACTAGTGTTGTCAGGTTTTTTTGCTTTCAATCAGGCACATATTTGCATCCAGATAGTTCATTATACCTGGTGCAGTTGATGTGTGAAAGAGTGGTGTACTGATTAACATAGGCTGCGTGATGGTATGAGTTTGTGGAATAAAAAGGAAGCAGCCTATGTTAAGTTCAATCTCATGGGCGTGCTACTTAATTGTAGCCGCCCTTCTTCTTGGAATTTATTATTGCTATGTGCTGGTACGCTACTACCGGAAGGAGATAAAGAATTTTATCACCCGGCGTCCGGCAGAACATGAGCCTACATCATCTAAGCCTGAATCTAACCAGCTGTCATTATTTGAAAGCACAGATGATACGCGGCTTCCCAATGAATCAGTGGACCTTTTTTCTCTCGCATTTGAACTGTCTGCCAGGATCAAGATGGTGATGGAAGTTGCAGCAGCAGAAAGATATAGCAAGGCCGGTCTTATTATTATTCTCAGAAAGCTAATCTCCGAGTACCCTGCCATTAAGGGAACAGCGTTTCAGGTTGCCATCAACAACGTGATTTTGGGTGAGAGTAAAGAATTAGGTTCAAATAGCCTACAGGATGATGATGTGTTAGCATTATGGTAGCATGATACCTCCGGTACTCCATTATATAAATGCCGGCTGCAACAGCAATGTGTGATTTTAAAAACTGTGTGTATGAAAGTGAAGTGGTTGAATTTAGAACAACACAAAAGAACAGTGTTGCTTGCCAGTACAACATTGTTACTGGAATTAGTGAATCTCTCTGTCATGGCTCAGGGACAGGCAGATGGAAAAGCTGGCATCAAGGAGGCCAGCGATAAAGTGAGGGGATATTTTGATACCGGCGTAGACCTCATGTACGGTGTAGGCGCGGTCGTTGGATTAATCGGGGCTGTAAAGGTGTATCAAAAATGGTCGAGTGGAGATCCCGATACCTCACGGGTTGCCGCCAGCTGGTTTGGTAGCTGCATTTTCCTTGTTGTTGTAGCCACGGTGTTGAAGAGCTTTTTTGGTCTTAACTGAGTGTACAATGGTGTTTTCTTAAATCCTTTTTATGGCAAACAGTATCTATTCTGTAAACAAGGGAATTAATCTCAGCATAGAATTCCGCGGGTTGAAGGCGCAATATATCTGGTATCTGGCAGCTGGCATGTTAGCAATAATGATACTGTTTGCCATTATGTATGTATGTGGCCTGAACACTTACATATGTCTGGCGATTGCTGGCGGCAGTGGTACTGGGCTTACTGCTAAGGTTTACAAATTAAGTAACACATACGGTGAATTCGGGTTAGCAAAAAAGTGGGCAAGAAAGCAGATTCCAACCTGTATACGTGCGGCTTATAGCCGGAATCTTTTTATGGGCAATTTAAATGTGAGTTATGGAAAGAGTGATGGAGGAAATGTTGCCAATAATGGCCGTA encodes:
- a CDS encoding HEPN domain-containing protein, with the translated sequence MLNRHEKLPGWLNQPYKLSMTEVENPFAVVEDFFDHDYLYGHRDSLWEMMKSNVTGNYSKRLSTRERENMVTSYEMIERLIESCYLINELHKSGKIVFNKTAENTVQCEEEYPDQHNPIIEGIMVVGDKIPGIEKVYLIKYHSRIDYTASLLVLTHGNTTNHEQLEQNIRAHFQEDWPVNILIRTATEVFNLWKEGNIFYNRVCWKERLIYDAGNIALPDSKLYSLDDIKNKAIGLFENISSVVPGFLLGAKNYASEKMNALSAFSLHQAAEHSLRALLISIMGFSPNKHNLRPFLKSSLFLTEKLIEVFNEEDIKEEEFICLLNKAYVKARYVNEDQFIITDEDLALLHSKVHALVIATEKVFYEVTSQTGTLSSSPYFTKADCDL
- a CDS encoding DUF4134 domain-containing protein, with translation MKVKWLNLEQHKRTVLLASTTLLLELVNLSVMAQGQADGKAGIKEASDKVRGYFDTGVDLMYGVGAVVGLIGAVKVYQKWSSGDPDTSRVAASWFGSCIFLVVVATVLKSFFGLN
- a CDS encoding DUF4133 domain-containing protein; this translates as MANSIYSVNKGINLSIEFRGLKAQYIWYLAAGMLAIMILFAIMYVCGLNTYICLAIAGGSGTGLTAKVYKLSNTYGEFGLAKKWARKQIPTCIRAAYSRNLFMGNLNVSYGKSDGGNVANNGRRT